The region TCACGCACAGCAGTTACTATGATAATGGATACGGCTAATGGctatatctaatatctaaaaCTTTTGAATCTAATAAAACCTCATATGCTAAAACCCAGGATACAGTTAATTCAATAAGCAAGTTGTAACCATAACAGACTTTATAGTGAAGTCAGCATAAAAAGCATATTAGAAAACGTAGAAAAACTTCAATTCTTTGTAGTTAGTTAAACCTaatttcaggaaaaatttatttcgaaaaaaaatttaccaaAGTAGCACAgacgaaaaaaaatactgactTGTCTAATATCTTCATTAGTCCGACTGAAGCATGTCAGCAGATCAGGCATGTTCTTCGGCTGGTGGGATCCCGTGCCCAGTGTATAGTTGGAGTTACTACCCCACACATACACATCATTTGGCATGTCGTTACCAACTTTGCAAATGTATTGACGATCGAGCATTGCATGCTCAAAGGCCTTATAATCATCCTTGTCTAATATATCTGGGTATACgcctataattaaataaattacatattatatatatatgactGACGagaatgtttaataataatgagacttgaacaaaaaattttttttttttaataaaaaatgaatatgtaAGTGTGTACTAAggttatgaatattttttttaaatttcaatgcTTTTGAGTTTGTATACCGATAAAGTAAATAAGTGAAAGTATAAATTgatataggtaatttatttgataagaTTGAAAATTCTCTAGCAACCAAACCGTAAGTTCTTatctattcataataattgttgttgTAGTGTATTCTTTTATCACCTTTATCagtatgaatataatttagagtttaattttcatactgtacaattttttttatatacttaccaattttaattaaagacaCTGCCGAGTGTATTTGTCCATAAAATATGCTTCTATGCAGAGGTGTGTAGCCTGATTCTCGatcttttgcatttataaaagCTTCTGAGGAGTGCTTGATCAGCCAATGCATTAATTCATTTCTACCTCTTGAGACAGACATATGCAGAGCTGTACGACCCTaggagaaaaaaattaaatactgtTATTAAAATGTCTATATTTTAGCTACATTCATTTCATAGttttatctttaatatttttaacaacacAACAATggttttgatttaaatttctttgtttatataatgttatgcaacatttaattattgatgCGTAAGTTATTCTAAATAACAAAACTTACCTCAAAATCGAAAGCTTTGGTGAAATTTGCGCATGTTGCTTTAATAAAACTGGCAAGTGATGCATCACTTATAGACCTTTTAGTTATTGCGCTTGTTAATATTTGTCCATGTGTGCGAGACTTGCACTTTTTTGTGCAATCAGCTTCAGGTTTActcattgttaaaataatagaaatttcTTATGAGATAATATTGTGTACTTTGTGTTACTCtatgatattttgtttacagGTACAATGTAGATATGACACTGATCTTAAAATACAACTAAATGTGAGCAAATAAAAACCAGAGGTTGGCTAAGCCAGACCCCTGTAGGGCCTCCTTTTCTTCAGAACAACATAATTGTTTTTCGTGCGGTctgaaagtaaaaaataaaaattgtaagtgTCGCTTGGCATAGTCAGTATATCTTTCACTATACAATGTCAATGTGTTTATTTAAGTCTTAGTTTATTCGTATTTCAAactaaatataggtaatatcaAAAAGTACTTTCTAAAATTTTTTGTAGCTATCACCAGATTTTATATTGGGCGTCCTTGACATTCGATATGcattagaataaatataaactgatACAACATACCTTTACAAGAATCCAGATGCACAGAATTTACGTTTAGTGGAAAAGGATTGCGAAGACATTATTTACGTTATGATATGAGAAATTGGGTACATAAATTCTAAAATGctttaatattacatataaaatgctataaaataattgatttgcTATTTTCGGCGAAAACTTGATCACCTTGCAAAATGCAAAATCCTACTTTTTGACATATCTTGTTTCGTCACTCGTCAGACGTCAATGTCACCAGCCATCGGTGACATGTCAGTTAACAGTGATTAATGTTCACATCACCACTCACAACTATTCACTGTGATTAAAACatcgattataatattataataatataatattttaatcaggTTATTGTTGGTTATTGTTAATGCATCAGGCTATGCGCGGCAATAAtttactacaaaaaaaaattgttcaaagACGGCTATGTGCCGTAACAAGTACCATCGAAGaccagtgcaaacttagcaccccatctatggaatttagggtcgaaaatgaccttgatcgttaggtccccgttaggtcctttaaggtcccacaattttttcgttaggtcccctttagtttttttttaaataattttttaaattttaggtataaaaaaatgcaactttagcaccccatccatagaattttgggtcaaaaatgaccttaatcgataggtctccgttaggtcctataaggtcccccaattttttcgttaggtcctttttagttttttttttataattttttttttaattttaggtataaaaaagttacactttagcaccccatccatagcaaaattggcaaattttatcaaaatcgtattctttaccgttaggtccgtataggctcatcattgaaattgttgaattatttattttattaagattataaaattataaaaacctgcgcatgcgtcttagagcattaaggcatgcgcacatcatacataaacaatgcgaaatttaaattggtatcgtttcatttatttaatttaaatcaataaataaatctatactagtcACGTCCGAAAGATGAAactggctttttatttcgaaaatttatttggCAACACTTGACAGTTAACTGTCATTAAAACCTGAGTTGTTGATGTGTCAAAGCTTGtcaaagtgattttttttttctgcgatTTTAGCTTAGGATTTTAgtgatttctaaaaaaaaattaaaaaaaaaaaaatttgaaaactGAGTTGAAAACATGAcgaaaactttaaactatgattaataaatttaaaatgaaacaatttgaaagagatgtagttttcaaggaaaaacaAGAGTGTTTACGAGAAATATCTCAATGCATTGCTAAGTGTGACTTGATATTTTGATGCTTTTCATCTTGATTGCATTgcacattattataagtaggtatgatttgtttaatattattattttgcatggATGATACCAGTAATCAagttaaaaactattcaagcaacaatataaaattgaacgaTCTGGTCcgttcaaaatgtttaaagacaCAAAATCAGTATCTCGACGAGATTTATTCTTTGACCGAACCATGTTATTCATGTTGAAgagcagtacaaaaaaaaacaagatggaATAACTGCAGACATGGAAGagttaatgattttatttatttatttatttacacatagaACTTACTATCATCATTTTTGATGTCAGAGATAATGATAGTGATTCTTATTCTTTATTCGCGGCTGAACGCGgcttttagatttaatatgattatattattgaacgcggcttttagatttaatatgattatattattaaacaaaatttaattgtattttattatgttttttcttactttcactagctgttctttttttatctgtatcagATAACAGTACCagattacatatatataatattatagatgaaGAGGTTGTTAATCTCTCAAAAAAACAAAGctcgtaataataaattaaagtattaaaaactttatttccaaCTATAACCTAAGTTACCATAATTATGATGATTGACCCTACGCAGAAACGCCACGATGACATTCCAGATAGTGTGGCCCTGTGGCcgctacaaaaaatatatttacaccATAGATTGACACTAATACactaatagttattttaagtcTAGGTTGAAAAgtaggtttttaataaataagcactctcagaacaatagatttatttaataaatgaaacgatacaattttaaatttcgcgctgtttatgtatgatatgcgcatgccttaatgctctaaggcgcatgcgcaggtttttattattttataatcttaataaaataaataattcaacaatttcaatgatgagcctatacggacctaacggtaaagaatacgattttgataaaatttgccaattttgttatggatggggtgctaaagtgtaacttttttatacctacaattaaaaaaaaattatttaaaaaaaaaactaaaggggacctaacgaaaaaattgtaggaccttataggacctaacggagacctatcgattaaggtcatttttgacccaaaattctatggatggggtgctaaagttgcatttttttatacctaaaatttaaaaaattattaaaaaaaaaactaaaggggacctaacgaaaaaattgtgggaccttaaacgacctaacggggacctaacgatcaaggtcattttcgacccaaaattccatagatggggtgctaagtttgcactggtCCATCGAAGAAGCTTCAATCTTAGACATTCATTAGATTGAAAGTTCATAAACGAATAGAAATGAGCCACAACacgaatttattatatatattttaatgcgACCTCAACGCATTGTGAGCTATGTTTATTGTTGTTCTTTCAGCgtaacatatatttatataaacattgtTTTCTATGTTAGTTCGATTTTAGCACTATGTAGTATGTACTGTCTAGACTTGGTCTAATCAATGCATGGCGTACACTCCGTTCCTTAAGTCAATGTAAATTGTCAATATGattgtcaaatgtcaatgtCATTAATTTTTCTGGATAAGTTGTTGGATAATCAGGCgaagattttatattttaaagctatTTGAAGAGAAAAATCATGCTTAAGGCCATTACAACGGCAACGAGGTTGTCTAAAACCTCTATTTCAaggtaaacaaaaatatatacatatgaAAATCATACGAAGAATTTCATAGGAATCATCTTGGTTGTTTGGGTTTCAGAAGTCTTCCTGCCTTATCCATTGGATCATCTCGTTTTGCTTCCGATCAAAATCCCATAAATAGGAAAGAGGCCCCTAAAATCGATACTGAAACTGTAATTGCGCTGCCGGAAGAAGCAAGGGAGAAAAAGGTCTATGAATCAAGCATTTCTGTACCAACCAAggtttgttaatattatgtactattaataataagaCGTAATTAGTACGACAAAATAGACTATAGAGACAGTATTATCAATTAGTTATTATCAACACAAAATTCACacattttattgcatttagtATATTACTTATGAAGTTAGAGTTTCAAAAGATTGTATTTATTCTAATCTAATTCCATACCAGTTGAACCATAATGTGAAACCGTAGAATGTTCCATggtttgtatataaaaatgattaaaaaatctaactttaattgtgaaaatctTGACTGTTGCAATTACTTAAGCGCAaccatttattaaattccatTTGATGGCAGTAAAGGTAAAAGAAACATATAAGAATTCACatattctgtattttatttttaaaacaatcatTCCAATTTCCAGGTTGACCTGTCACCAATAACTGGTGTTCCCGATGAGCATGTCCGAACCCGCAGAGTTCGCATTTACCAGCCACCAAAGAACGCCATGCAGAGTGGCACAAGCAACATCCACCACTGGGAAATGGAGTTTGACACCAGGCAGCGTTGGGAAAACCCTCTGATGGGATGGACATCGACCGGTGATCCTCTGTCCAACATGAAGATTCAGTTCACCTCCCCTGATGAAGCTATTGAGCACTGCGAAAAGAATGGTTGGATGTGGTACATTGATGAACCAAAAACTGAGAAGCAGTTCAGGCCTAAGAGCTATGGAGTTAACTTCTCATGGAATCGCCGCACTAGGGTGTCCACAAAGTAGACAAATATAGGGATATTATGAAGCCGAATACAAATTAGTAGTAAtttgttgttaaatttaataaattcttgaAAATGTTCAGTCGATTTTGCTCTTATTTCCTTTATCAAGATAAGTTGCTTGTTGTTGATAGCTACATACTAATAATACACTCATCACTTACAGAAAGATCTAAAATTTTctaaagaaattaaataattctcATTGATTAGATGCCATACAGTGATTCTACTGCATTGATAACTATTTCTCCatggaaaatataaatgtaaagtgaattatagaaataaactATAGTATAAAAGCAATTCTCTGATTTATCATTttgtttaatacaaaaatatttgaatattacaatttaaatgattttctaaaaTCTCTTATGAATTAATTTCTGTGTTACATGCAAAAAATGCATGTAACATGCATGCTAAGCATgcaagtatttaatataagtagaaggcaatacaaatataaaacatgtttttttattgatttatagtcgattttaaaagtaatacttatttttttggtaGAATGGTGGATACgcaggctggttgcagagcttgactgaccatcagtgcgtaccgtcggtcctgacgatatgcatcaacaattattgtatgactatgacactagaGCGCAtgacgcgtgcgtatggtcggtccaagaagcttatatctaagtTTAGATGTAAGCTTCTtgggtcggtctagctatgaacagttttatgaatttccatcaATCCAGACAAGcacgactgacgtacgcactgatggtgggtcaagctctgcaaccagccttatagAATTATACAGCTGcgtagctgcgcttcgcggtttcacccgcgtgtctccgcctgttggtcttagcctaATGATAGCTTGCGGGCctacctcgataaatgggctatctaacaccgaaagaatttttcaaatcggaccagtagttcctgagattagcgcgttcaaacaaagtaacaaacaaacaaacaaattcttcaactttataatattaagtatagattttatatatttaaaaaacagtGATTTCATGAAGCTCATGATGTAATATCTACCTACTTTCTAGACTGAATGCTTTGCTGTTGaagttacctatattatgtacctaatacaAGATGTGCCGAATGATGAATATTGTGTTATTCTGTTGAAAACTTTCctcattattaaattagtataaatattttgatctaAATAAGATTAGATAcgtctttttaaaaaatacgatttaGTTGGAAATTAAATTTGCATTTCAAAAACGAACTTTCATCATTTCGGCATTTCAATCTTATGTTTTTACCTTTCACTTAACGGTGGATATGTACCCATAATTACAGCCCCACCagatatttcttaattatgaAAATCGGGTTTTCATATAACCCATATGTATGATATGTACCCATAACTACAGCCCCACCagatatttcttaattatgaAAATCGGGTTTTCATATAACCCATATGTATGATATGTACCCGTAATTACAGCCCCACCagatatttcttaattatgaAAGTCGGGAGAAAAATCtaggtatctatttttatattatataataataataaagcctTTATTTCCGAAAAAAAAGTTGAcatatataaacataaaattacttaaaactaaaaacgaAATTTCACTATAAAATATCTCTAATTTCGGTATGCCTTACGGCAAAGGCCTCCTCCAACTCTTTCCATTGTGCTCTGTCTGCTGCCACTCTTGTCCAATAATTCGTCCTCCCATCTCCTAGCTTTGCGGCCCCGGCTCCTTACTCCATCCCTAGGGTACCAGACAGTGACCTGTTTGctccatttttcttttttgcagCGGAGCATATGTCCAGTCCATCTCCATTTTAATTGGTCTATGCTTTTAAGGATGtctgttaattttgttttacgtcTAATGTCTGTACTCTTAACTTTGTCTTTTAGTTTCAGACCCAGCATGCTCCTTTCCATACCTCTTTGACAACTTGCTAGTTTATCCCTATGGCGTTTAGTTAGAGCCCAGGTTTCGCAGCCGTATGTTATACAGGGTAGGATGCAGGtatcaaatgttttattcttGATCTTAATTCCCAGAGACTTGCTTTTCATGATTTCTTTCATGGCCCAGTATTTCTTCCATCCTGTTGCAATTCTTATTTCTTTTGTCTATTTCTTTGGACATTTGATCATAAGGTGATATAATCTGGCCGAGATACACATATTCCTCTACGTATTCAAGTTTTTGTCCATTGATGGTTATGTCTATGGGTGTTGAATTCGTCATTACTTTAGTTTTCCTAGAGTTCATTTCTAGACCCACTTCCCTGCCTCTGTCTGCTAAAGTTTGTATCATAGATTCCAGTAGTAGCGGGTCTTCTTCTAATAACACCAAGTCATCAGCAAATCTGAGATTATTCAGTCTTGATCCATTTATGTTAAGTCCCACATGCTCCCATTCTAGTTTCCTGAACATTTGTTCTAGCACTGCTGTAAACAGCTTTGGTGAGAGTGGATCACCCTGTCTGACACCCCTTTCAATTGGAAAAACATCTCCCATTGATTCCAGTCGGACACTAGCTTTACTTTCCTTGTATATGTTTTTGATGATGTCtatgtataaattttgaattcccTGCTCTTTTAAGCTTTGCCATACGGATTCGTGTTTGAGACTATCGAAAGCTTTAGAGTAATCTATGAATGCcagataaatagttttattgtattcattgtatttttgGATAAGCTGtttaattgtatgtatttgatCAATTGTACTGAATCCTTTTCTGAAACCAGCCTGTTCTATCGGTTGGTTTTCGTCTAGTTGGTTTGACACTCTGTCCAGGATAACTTTTGCGAAAACTTTATATACATTCGAAATTAGAGATATTGGCCTGTAATTCCCAATATCGTCCTTTGCACCTTTCTTGTACAAAAGTATTATGTGCGATTCTGCCCAATTGCTTGGAATACTGCTTGTATATAAAACCTCATTAAAGATCCTGGTAAGTATTGGGGCTAGTTCTGTGATTGTCCCTTTCATCAgttcatttgtaattttgtcAGGACCAGGCGATTTTTCCATCTTTTGACTTTTAATAGCTTTCTCTACTTCCGATTGTAATATTTCTGGTATATCTTCATTAGCTTCCGTCATGTATTGTTGTATTTGAACATGTCTCCTTTCATTTGTCTGTGTGTTAGCCTGATTTGAATATAATGAACGATAATAGTTTGTCGCTATATTCTTGATTTTACTACGAGATGTTACTTGCAGTTCTTTGTCTCTTAGCTTTGGTATCCATTCTTTTCCTTTTTCTCTAAGTTCTTTAAGTGCTTTTTTTGTGCCTCCTGTTTtgataatagatataattttcCAGGGTTTTGTGACGTCTATTATTTCTATCTTTCCTCATATTTTCGCGGATCTGTTTGCTAAGATTGGAGATTTCTTTTTGGTTTTCTTTCTTATTAAGTATCAGTTCCTTTCTGTCTTgaattagttttaaagttGTTTCACTTAAATAGGTTTCTTTCTTCTTGTTTGTTGTTGTACTTGCCTGTTCTTTGAGCTTGTTTTCTACTTTTTTGTATTTCTCATTTAGTGACATATTTGAGTTAACAACTTCCATTAAGTCTTCTGTAGTTTCGAATTTCTCCCCCTTTTTGCAcgttaagtaaatattttgaacgGCTCTTGGTCTAGGCTTCTTTAAACCACTTGCTTTGAGACAGCTACGTACCATACGGTGGTTGGTATTGAAGTTTAGGTTTTTCACTATTCCCGTATCACTAAATAACTTCGCTTTGTTGGTTATTATGTAATCAATTTCATTTCTGACCTTTCCGTCTGGAGATATCCATGTCCATTTGTTGTTGAGCCTTTTGCGAAAAATGGAGTTAAGAAGTGTTTTGTGtgtgaatttttatattattaactgaAATTATTATCACTTATTATTCAAGTGACATTTTAATCTATATCAGAACCTGTCGATGGGCTATGGTCCAAATTTCACATCTTATATCAGCTACCAAAAAATGTCTCGGATAATTTAAGGACGTCGGTCGTCTCAACACTGATTCtgtttaaattgaatatatttaattgataaaaatttatagaCTTGCATACAGATGTAACTTAATCATAATTTTGCACTTTTTGGCAAAGGATTTAATAATTGGTACCTAATAGGActctcttataaaataaaaaatctagctaGGTCAGGAAAggagtaggtaaataaaatgcaGCACTTATGGATTTTTGTTTAATCGTAGTTTTCAACAtggttaattaatattttgtacctCGGAAGAAAATCATATTTCGCAGGTCTcacttaaacattttatttacatattatacaataattattaaaatgattcaCATGTCAATGTTCAACATATGCTTACAATGCAATTTCGCTAACTACAATAGTTTTGAATGTACACCGTACATTATAGAGTTAAAAAgtaatctaataataatttaattactacttaaaatatgaaaaattattgcaTACTTTCCtcgatttatttacataataacgAACATTTTGAGAACactctatttttaaaatttactaatagacaatgttttaatgatttttaaaacaggtaattttgtgtttaaatCGGAATACTGAAAATTAGCTTCGCAAACATGATCAAAGACTTAGACCATTAGGTAATAATGATCTAAGAGCAAAgatgaaacataataaaaagtgCATAAGCTAACAGTTTATCTACAATTAAATCGTATCATCATGTTTGTGAATCTAACTGTGTTTTGAGTGAAGATTAAGATTAGCTTTGAATGttaaagataaaaatgttattaatgtGGTCTTTACTTGGAAGTATATGGGgaaatagattaattattacctaaCTCTACTGTTGTAAAGCTAGTCCAAAGGTCGCTGTAGTACGCATGCAGTgttaaattagtttatttttaaacgctttatattagcttcacctgtatgtttgtatgtttgtaaccgacttctttgggcgcgattttgaccaaCTTttaacggccagatttcgttcaaactttgtagatttattaaggaccgatgacaaaacactaatttgataaaattttctattttttagttcggttttctataaaaagcgtgttttttagttttttttaactattattattgtataatatgagCTAGGTGCACTGGTTGACAGGATATTGTTAGTTTGAATATAACGTGAATCATCAGCGTAGAATCAATTTGATACAAGTAACAAgattaataaagtaaaaaattctAGAAATATCATTTGAAGAAATACGTTATATTGtcctttttttcaaataaccGTAAGTTATAATTGTGATTTGTATTCCGAAGGAGGATATATTTTGGAAATCTTAGGTCGGTGCAATCTTAGACGATTTTAGTTAAGTTATTGTTCGACATTATGAAGGTAGTTTTGAATACAGGTATCTTAGTTCGTATAAGCATGTACCAATTAAGCGCAATGAACCGTAACAAACTTCCAAACAATATAACTgctttatgtatattattattaactttactACTATATCACATTGAAATTAACTATATTAATAGGTAGTGATCCCGattacttaatatattttctttccaaCCGACCGCGACGTTGGGAAATATCCGGTTCTGCACGGTGCAAGGAAAAACAAATGTTACCAATGATCATTGGACGGGAATAATAAAGCTAAAAACACTACAATAtggaaatttaaaactttacatGCGATGATGAATTGACAGcagcattattaattttaacaatgaaCGTTAACTGGAAATTTTTGCAGTTATCTCAGCCTATAATGGAATATTGtcaagtataattattttatgtggcATAGAAATTATTgactattattaattacataactTAATTTGTGCGAGTTGATTCTTactattaaaacaattatttctattaaatcactttttaaaattttaacacacTATAAAAACGCATTCTGTGATGATGTTTAGGCGGGAAATTGTCAAATTTATAAGTGCATTTCTATCATGCAAAtgcattttaacttttaaaaactatttttaaggCAATTGGTGTGGTTTATCTACTACCTCATTCGAACGGTACTAATTCGTAACTATTAAcgcattatgaataaaaacaagctatttcaattaataattaatacattatttcgGCCACagcttaaatatatttacaataacaaataacgCTCCTATTCTATAGAAAACAGCCTCATAAACGAATCAGCATTCCTAATCAAGCTTAAAGCtggaaaaaacaatttattataaacaatcgTTAATATTACAAGATTTAATCGGTAACGGCTCATCGACCATTCAATTAacactattaaattattgcgTTTCGGAAGTGTTCATGTCGTCTCAAATACGTCGGAAGTGTTCATGTTGTCGGGTCTGacgatatttaaaatacatttaacatCACTAAACTATGTCGATTCGAAATAATAGTAAATCTATGCATAATATATCACTGAGTTACCCGTGTCTGAACACAATATTCGATTAAACTTTGACACACACTGTCTCTGCTAGTGTCGTCGACTAGCTAGGTGTTTGGAGCCCGGGCGGCTCGTCGGTCGTGGATCAGCTGGGTTGCTCGTCGCTCTCTCTGTGAACTAGGACTTTGACGACGGTGGGGGGCGCGGGCGGCGGCGGGACGGCGTCCGGGGAAGCTTCCGTGACGAGGATGCTCACTGCGCTGCTCGCGTGTGGGGAGGGGGACGGGGTGTTCACGCGCGCGGGG is a window of Colias croceus chromosome 17, ilColCroc2.1 DNA encoding:
- the LOC123699285 gene encoding NADH dehydrogenase [ubiquinone] iron-sulfur protein 4, mitochondrial — encoded protein: MLKAITTATRLSKTSISRSLPALSIGSSRFASDQNPINRKEAPKIDTETVIALPEEAREKKVYESSISVPTKVDLSPITGVPDEHVRTRRVRIYQPPKNAMQSGTSNIHHWEMEFDTRQRWENPLMGWTSTGDPLSNMKIQFTSPDEAIEHCEKNGWMWYIDEPKTEKQFRPKSYGVNFSWNRRTRVSTK